From a region of the Manduca sexta isolate Smith_Timp_Sample1 chromosome 19, JHU_Msex_v1.0, whole genome shotgun sequence genome:
- the LOC115440980 gene encoding neuropeptide-like protein 33: MKAYITLACLSAVLALSQASGIGLGYGLGGGHLLAPAISTASVVKAAPIPVIRTAAVAPIITAPVLRTVPVSVGYGYGGYGHGGYGHGGYGLGGYGLGYGLGGYGRGWGGLGSWGGWGLGGKHYG; encoded by the exons ATGAAAGCCTACATCAct CTGGCCTGCCTGTCGGCAGTACTTGCGCTTAGCCAGGCTAGCGGCATTGGCCTCGGCTACG GACTCGGCGGTGGTCATCTCCTGGCTCCAGCGATCTCAACCGCCAGCGTGGTGAAAGCCGCCCCGATCCCGGTCATTAGGACCGCTGCCGTAGCACCCATCATCACTGCTCCTGTCCTACGCACTGTACCAGTAAGCGTCGGCTACGGATACGGTGGCTATGGACATGGTGGCTACGGACACGGTGGCTACGGATTGGGTGGCTACGGACTTGGCTACGGACTGGGCGGCTACGGCAGGGGCTGGGGCGGTCTAGGCAGCTGGGGCGGTTGGGGATTGGGCGGCAAGCATTACGGCTGA